One Fibrobacter sp. UWR2 DNA window includes the following coding sequences:
- a CDS encoding glycoside hydrolase family 5 protein: MNHFLKKIAIAGALTAVAASAANLPTAKEVQAKMGMGFNIGNSMEVPNNPTAWGNPFPTQALLDSVKAAGFNTVRIPCAWDSHTSGGKVTETWLDSVKTVVDYAMRAGLYTILNIHHEGEGGWFQTNIGTSVNSTVDNKMKTYWTQIANKFKNYNERLIFAGANEPGPNVNTWTAQHVSTLMHYYQTFIDAVRATGGNNATRTLIIQGLNTDIDKSVASAPVSTFPTDKVSGYLMFEVHYYDPYQYTLMTSQQDWGASEPIMPQYYYGNYQKASEPKRNAGYNAWAGSIDSKLASITHPQEQFAKMKTNYVDKGYPVIVGEFGANVRSPELSGNDLNLHKQGRVQWHKDVVSAAKQYGLTPILWDMGNESNTNYDNMAYIRRQSSPVGKVLETDVINAMRSVYNLGNYNNTGVTHVEDFITGGSEPTSSSSSATIQPESSSSTTALNMVAGTHVEFYREGNTLYGTGKIMLFDMNGNLVRASGNTAGKSTLQLQGIKQGLYIAKCGNKSLKFIAK; this comes from the coding sequence ATGAACCATTTTCTCAAAAAAATTGCCATTGCAGGCGCCCTCACGGCAGTAGCAGCCTCGGCAGCCAACCTCCCCACCGCCAAGGAAGTCCAAGCCAAGATGGGCATGGGGTTCAACATCGGCAACTCCATGGAAGTGCCGAATAACCCGACAGCCTGGGGCAACCCCTTCCCCACGCAGGCCCTGCTCGACTCCGTGAAGGCGGCAGGCTTCAACACGGTGCGCATTCCCTGCGCATGGGATAGCCACACGAGCGGCGGCAAGGTCACCGAAACCTGGCTCGATTCCGTGAAGACTGTCGTCGACTACGCAATGCGTGCAGGCCTCTACACGATTTTGAACATCCACCACGAAGGTGAAGGCGGCTGGTTCCAGACAAACATCGGCACGAGCGTCAACTCGACTGTCGACAACAAGATGAAGACGTACTGGACGCAGATTGCGAACAAGTTCAAAAACTACAACGAGCGCCTGATTTTTGCGGGTGCGAACGAACCCGGCCCCAATGTGAACACCTGGACAGCACAGCACGTGAGCACGCTGATGCACTACTACCAGACGTTTATCGACGCAGTACGCGCCACGGGCGGCAACAACGCCACCCGTACCCTGATTATCCAAGGCCTCAATACCGACATCGACAAGTCTGTCGCGAGCGCCCCGGTGAGCACATTCCCCACCGACAAGGTCAGCGGCTACCTGATGTTCGAAGTGCATTACTACGACCCGTACCAGTACACGCTCATGACTAGCCAGCAGGACTGGGGCGCGAGCGAGCCCATTATGCCGCAGTACTACTACGGTAATTACCAGAAGGCAAGCGAGCCCAAGCGCAATGCGGGCTACAATGCGTGGGCAGGCTCCATCGATTCCAAACTTGCAAGCATCACCCATCCGCAGGAACAGTTCGCCAAGATGAAGACAAACTACGTGGACAAGGGCTACCCGGTCATTGTCGGCGAATTCGGCGCGAACGTGCGCTCACCGGAACTGAGCGGCAACGACCTGAATCTACACAAGCAGGGCCGCGTGCAGTGGCACAAGGACGTAGTATCTGCCGCCAAGCAATACGGCCTCACGCCAATTCTCTGGGACATGGGCAACGAGAGCAACACCAACTACGACAACATGGCCTACATCCGCCGTCAGTCTTCGCCGGTGGGCAAGGTTCTCGAAACGGACGTCATCAACGCCATGCGCAGCGTGTATAACCTCGGCAACTACAACAACACGGGCGTTACCCACGTAGAGGATTTTATCACGGGCGGCAGCGAACCCACATCGAGTTCCAGCAGCGCCACCATACAGCCGGAATCTTCATCTTCCACGACGGCACTGAACATGGTCGCTGGCACACATGTTGAATTCTACCGCGAAGGCAACACACTCTACGGCACCGGCAAGATTATGCTTTTCGACATGAACGGCAACCTGGTGCGCGCTTCGGGCAACACCGCCGGCAAGTCTACCTTGCAACTGCAGGGAATCAAGCAGGGACTCTACATCGCAAAGTGCGGCAATAAGTCCCTGAAGTTCATAGCAAAGTAA
- a CDS encoding glutamate-cysteine ligase family protein codes for MSNYKLWQRYGIEMEYMIVDRDSLNVLPRADVPLGKDEKGEQLSDVEHGPIGLSNELVSHVLEFKCAEPVESLHHLGKTFHKEILKANESLKSINAMLLPTAAHPFMDPAEMKLWPYDCLDIYETYDRIFNCKGHGWANLQSTHINLSFNGDEEFGKLHAAIRALLPLIPAVAASSPFLDSKYCGYLDGRIETYRHNQEKIPSITGKVIPEAVFTYKDYEEQIFNRVKADIAPYDPEHLLNHFFLNSRGAIARFDRGAVEIRLVDIQECPDADIAIAEWEVAVLKGLVEGAFASEAEIRALDTDALAKILLSTTHSAEKTVISDRDYLKIWNINASEITAGELVQKITDRIKGKISAHSQELLASMFKRGTLASALVKNVGADPDRDDFVYEYGKLAKCLAENRLYGI; via the coding sequence ATGTCCAATTATAAACTTTGGCAACGTTACGGCATCGAGATGGAGTACATGATCGTGGATCGCGACTCCCTGAATGTACTCCCCCGCGCCGATGTCCCCCTCGGAAAAGACGAAAAGGGCGAGCAGCTCTCGGACGTGGAACACGGCCCCATCGGTCTTTCGAACGAACTCGTGAGCCATGTGCTGGAATTCAAGTGCGCGGAGCCCGTTGAAAGCCTCCACCATCTGGGAAAGACTTTTCACAAGGAAATCCTGAAGGCGAACGAATCGCTCAAGAGCATCAACGCGATGCTCTTGCCCACGGCGGCACACCCCTTCATGGACCCCGCCGAAATGAAGCTCTGGCCCTACGACTGCCTCGACATCTACGAGACTTACGACCGCATTTTCAACTGCAAGGGGCACGGCTGGGCGAACCTGCAGTCTACCCATATAAACCTCTCCTTCAATGGCGACGAGGAATTCGGCAAACTGCACGCAGCCATCCGCGCATTGTTGCCGCTGATTCCCGCCGTGGCGGCCTCCAGCCCGTTTTTGGACAGCAAGTACTGCGGCTATCTGGACGGACGCATCGAGACATACCGCCACAACCAGGAGAAGATTCCGAGCATTACCGGCAAGGTGATTCCCGAAGCGGTATTCACGTACAAGGATTACGAGGAACAGATTTTCAATCGCGTGAAGGCGGACATCGCGCCGTACGACCCGGAGCACCTGCTGAACCACTTTTTCTTGAATAGCCGCGGAGCAATCGCCCGCTTCGACCGAGGAGCCGTGGAAATCCGCCTGGTCGACATCCAGGAATGCCCCGACGCAGACATCGCGATTGCCGAATGGGAAGTCGCCGTGTTGAAGGGCCTTGTGGAAGGCGCATTCGCTAGTGAAGCCGAAATCCGCGCGCTCGATACCGACGCGCTCGCAAAAATCCTGCTCAGCACCACGCATTCCGCCGAAAAGACGGTAATCAGCGACCGCGACTACCTAAAAATCTGGAATATTAACGCAAGCGAAATCACCGCCGGTGAACTTGTCCAGAAAATCACGGACAGGATAAAAGGCAAGATTTCCGCGCACTCCCAGGAACTGCTCGCCAGCATGTTCAAGCGCGGGACCCTCGCCAGCGCCCTCGTGAAAAACGTCGGTGCAGACCCCGACCGGGACGATTTCGTGTATGAATACGGAAAATTGGCGAAATGTCTGGCAGAAAACAGGCTATACGGAATATAA
- a CDS encoding N-formylglutamate amidohydrolase, whose amino-acid sequence MKLMLTCEHASNRLPAAFKKFVPTNVQGTHRAYDIGALKVFRKLVKFAKPEFSCEGKFSRLFVDLNRTITNKSAFSEYYGELETSDKAAAEKVKTEATAYWKEYRANVERFVTQNIGKGSKVAGNKGATIVHLGIHSFTPVLNGKPRNTDIGILYDPMRPQERAYANVIKDEIKRLYPHMKVRFNYPYKGTSDGLTTSLRKKFGPRYVGIEIEINQKFFI is encoded by the coding sequence ATGAAACTGATGCTCACCTGCGAGCACGCAAGCAATCGCCTACCGGCAGCATTCAAGAAGTTTGTACCGACGAATGTGCAAGGAACGCACCGCGCCTACGATATCGGGGCACTGAAGGTTTTCCGCAAGCTGGTAAAATTCGCAAAGCCGGAGTTTAGCTGCGAAGGAAAGTTCTCGCGTCTGTTCGTAGACCTAAACCGCACCATTACAAACAAGAGTGCATTCAGCGAATATTACGGGGAACTCGAAACCAGCGACAAGGCTGCCGCCGAGAAAGTGAAGACCGAGGCAACCGCCTACTGGAAGGAATACCGTGCGAACGTAGAAAGGTTCGTGACGCAGAACATCGGCAAAGGCTCCAAGGTCGCCGGCAATAAAGGCGCCACAATCGTCCACCTGGGCATACACAGCTTTACTCCCGTACTGAACGGCAAGCCCCGCAATACCGATATCGGAATCCTGTACGACCCCATGCGCCCGCAGGAACGCGCCTACGCGAATGTCATCAAGGACGAAATCAAACGCCTTTACCCGCACATGAAGGTCCGTTTCAACTACCCGTACAAGGGAACCTCCGACGGGCTCACCACATCGTTGCGCAAAAAGTTCGGCCCGCGGTATGTGGGGATTGAAATCGAGATAAACCAGAAATTCTTTATCTAA
- a CDS encoding FprA family A-type flavoprotein — protein MKNFSENIKYIGVDDRDLDLFEGQYVVPEGMAYNSYVIVDEKIAVADTVDAHKVGEWLANLEAALAGRKPDYLVIHHLEPDHAGGIADFVAKYPETTLVASAKAFALLPQFMALPASTKTQTVKEGETLSLGAHTLQFIGAPMVHWPEVLFSYEQSEKVLFAADAFGKFGVYDADPDDWACEARRYYFNIVGKYGNQVQAVLKKAAALDIKTICPLHGPVLTENLGYYIDKYNTWSSYAPEDKGVLVAFASIYGGTKKAAEKLAEKLTAAGVEKVVVSDLARSDMAEVIEDAFRYDRMVVAAPTYDAGLFPVMEDFLNHLKAKNYSNRKVGVMENGTWAPMAAKKMTEILATLKNVTLAETVVTVKSTLSAESEAAMDKLVAEMA, from the coding sequence ATGAAGAACTTTAGCGAAAATATCAAGTACATCGGTGTGGATGACCGCGATTTGGATTTGTTCGAAGGCCAGTACGTGGTGCCCGAGGGCATGGCGTACAATTCGTATGTGATTGTTGACGAAAAGATTGCCGTGGCCGATACGGTTGATGCGCACAAGGTGGGCGAGTGGCTCGCCAATCTGGAGGCCGCTCTTGCTGGCCGCAAGCCGGACTATTTGGTAATTCACCATCTGGAACCGGATCATGCCGGTGGCATTGCTGATTTTGTGGCGAAGTATCCGGAGACGACTCTCGTGGCCTCGGCAAAGGCGTTCGCGCTATTGCCGCAGTTCATGGCGCTGCCTGCATCGACCAAGACGCAGACCGTGAAGGAAGGCGAAACGCTTTCTCTTGGTGCTCACACATTGCAGTTTATCGGAGCCCCGATGGTGCACTGGCCCGAGGTGTTGTTCAGCTACGAACAGAGCGAAAAAGTGCTGTTCGCGGCCGATGCATTCGGCAAGTTCGGTGTTTATGATGCCGACCCGGACGACTGGGCATGCGAAGCTCGCCGTTACTACTTCAATATCGTGGGCAAGTACGGCAACCAGGTGCAGGCGGTTCTCAAGAAGGCTGCCGCGCTCGACATCAAGACGATTTGCCCGCTGCATGGCCCGGTACTCACCGAAAATCTCGGCTACTACATCGACAAGTACAATACCTGGAGCAGCTACGCTCCCGAAGACAAGGGCGTGCTTGTGGCATTCGCCTCGATTTACGGCGGAACCAAGAAGGCTGCCGAGAAGCTTGCCGAAAAGTTGACCGCCGCCGGAGTCGAGAAAGTCGTGGTCTCTGACCTTGCCCGCAGCGACATGGCCGAAGTCATCGAGGACGCCTTCCGCTACGACCGCATGGTGGTGGCCGCTCCCACGTACGATGCGGGCCTTTTCCCGGTCATGGAAGATTTCTTGAACCACCTGAAGGCCAAGAACTACTCCAACCGCAAGGTGGGTGTCATGGAAAACGGTACCTGGGCTCCGATGGCCGCCAAGAAGATGACCGAAATCCTCGCTACGCTCAAGAACGTGACGCTCGCCGAGACCGTGGTGACGGTGAAGTCCACGCTCAGCGCCGAATCCGAAGCCGCGATGGACAAGCTCGTGGCCGAGATGGCGTAG
- a CDS encoding RimK family protein, with product MKKLIVVNNPKHWKLHVPGIDIISAQDYLISSKYTNERNLRVFNLCRDYSYQSKGYYVSLLAEARGHKVIPGVKNMRDFKAPAVIKHISDEIDNLIQKSFHKLTGTEFVLSIYFGQNVSPQYLELSQELYRLFQAPLLRAKFVFKQKWFIQSIRPICVDEIPESHMEFVDKFAQEYFEKTRYASSKEEDYLYDLAILTNPDEVEPPSNAEAIQHFVKAAEDTGFRVEMITRKDYPRVGEFDALFIRETTNVNHYTYSFARRAQSLGIAVIDDPDSILRCSNKVYLQELMQAAKIHSPKTIIAHAENRHTLAKEIGFPMVIKSPDSSFSMGVKKATNKEELEQILDEMFEHSDLLIAQEFTPTEFDWRVGVLDGKPLYACKYHMAKGHWQIYNWESDDKQSEAFSGKCESIPIEMVPHGIVKTALRICSLIGNGLYGVDLKEWHGHPIVIEVNDNPSIDAGIEDGVGKSKVYLAVMRSLRHRIEERMNAAQHKLQQHEREWF from the coding sequence ATGAAGAAGTTAATAGTCGTAAACAACCCCAAGCACTGGAAGTTACACGTTCCGGGCATAGACATCATCTCGGCGCAGGACTACCTGATTTCGAGCAAGTACACGAACGAGCGCAACCTGCGCGTATTCAACCTCTGCCGCGATTACAGTTACCAGAGCAAGGGCTACTACGTGTCGCTCCTGGCCGAGGCCCGCGGACACAAGGTTATCCCGGGCGTCAAGAACATGCGCGACTTCAAGGCCCCGGCGGTAATCAAGCATATCTCCGACGAAATCGACAACCTGATTCAGAAAAGTTTCCACAAACTCACCGGCACGGAATTCGTGCTCTCGATATACTTCGGGCAGAACGTGAGCCCGCAATACCTGGAACTTTCGCAGGAACTCTACCGCTTGTTCCAGGCCCCGCTGCTGCGTGCGAAATTCGTGTTCAAGCAGAAATGGTTTATCCAGAGCATCCGCCCGATATGCGTAGACGAAATTCCCGAATCGCACATGGAATTCGTCGACAAGTTCGCGCAGGAATACTTCGAGAAGACCCGCTATGCCTCCAGCAAGGAGGAGGATTACCTGTACGACCTCGCCATCCTCACGAACCCGGACGAGGTTGAGCCGCCGAGCAACGCGGAAGCCATACAGCATTTTGTGAAGGCGGCAGAAGATACGGGATTCCGCGTGGAGATGATTACCCGCAAGGACTACCCGCGCGTGGGTGAATTCGATGCGCTGTTTATCCGCGAGACGACGAACGTGAACCACTACACGTACAGTTTTGCCCGCCGCGCACAGTCGCTGGGCATCGCCGTCATCGATGACCCAGACAGCATTCTGCGCTGCTCCAATAAGGTGTACCTGCAGGAACTGATGCAGGCGGCCAAGATTCATTCGCCGAAGACAATTATCGCGCACGCCGAAAACCGTCACACGCTCGCCAAGGAAATCGGATTCCCGATGGTCATCAAGTCGCCGGATTCAAGTTTCTCGATGGGTGTGAAAAAAGCCACCAACAAGGAAGAACTCGAGCAGATACTGGACGAAATGTTCGAGCACAGCGACCTGCTTATTGCGCAGGAATTCACGCCGACGGAATTCGACTGGCGCGTGGGCGTACTCGACGGCAAGCCGCTTTACGCCTGCAAGTACCACATGGCGAAGGGCCACTGGCAAATCTACAACTGGGAAAGCGACGACAAGCAGAGCGAAGCGTTCTCGGGCAAGTGCGAAAGCATCCCTATCGAGATGGTGCCGCATGGAATCGTGAAGACGGCGCTCCGCATCTGCAGCCTTATTGGCAACGGGCTCTATGGAGTCGACCTTAAGGAATGGCACGGGCACCCGATTGTAATCGAGGTGAACGACAACCCGAGTATTGACGCGGGCATTGAAGATGGCGTTGGCAAGAGCAAGGTGTATCTCGCCGTCATGAGGTCGCTGCGCCACCGCATCGAAGAACGCATGAACGCCGCCCAGCATAAACTGCAGCAACACGAGAGGGAATGGTTCTAA
- a CDS encoding peptidase-C39 like family protein, with the protein MDIKILQQPDDVTCGPTSLQAVYNHLGYKISLKQLISEIEFLEDGGTLGVFLGIDALKRGFKVTLHSYNLTLLDPTWSTLSMPELKAKLELLHKAKHAPKLRKAIEAYIRFIDLGGKVAFEDLRAAMFEKYFKKGVPVLCGLSATYLYRSMREFTGADDKSVFDDIHGEPMGHFVVVYGIDENKQFMVADPDGTNPLHKTPYYKVDKFRLIHSILLGVMTYDGNVLVIENKK; encoded by the coding sequence ATGGACATCAAGATTCTGCAACAGCCCGACGATGTGACATGCGGGCCAACAAGCCTCCAGGCGGTCTACAACCACCTCGGCTACAAGATTTCTCTAAAGCAGCTTATTTCTGAAATTGAGTTCCTGGAAGACGGAGGGACGCTAGGCGTATTCCTCGGCATCGACGCGCTCAAGCGCGGGTTCAAGGTCACGCTACACTCCTACAACCTGACGCTCTTGGACCCCACATGGAGCACGCTCAGCATGCCGGAACTGAAGGCGAAACTTGAACTGTTGCACAAGGCAAAACACGCGCCCAAGCTCCGCAAGGCCATCGAGGCGTACATCCGCTTCATTGACCTGGGCGGGAAAGTCGCATTCGAGGATTTGCGCGCGGCCATGTTCGAGAAGTACTTCAAGAAGGGCGTGCCCGTGCTCTGCGGGCTTTCAGCCACCTACCTGTACCGCAGCATGCGCGAGTTCACCGGTGCCGACGACAAGTCTGTATTCGACGACATCCACGGCGAGCCCATGGGGCATTTCGTGGTCGTATACGGCATCGACGAAAACAAGCAGTTCATGGTGGCGGACCCCGACGGCACCAATCCGCTCCACAAGACGCCCTATTACAAGGTCGACAAGTTTAGATTAATCCACAGCATATTGCTCGGCGTGATGACCTACGACGGCAACGTGCTCGTTATAGAGAATAAGAAATAA
- a CDS encoding tyrosine-protein phosphatase, translating to MVQTTKKLSILATFLFCALVFVACGDSGSSSVPDEVTDPIITPEEPPLDTITEPDTTTSDSVETYPTIFDSSGLHTYILENGVSSGNLYIFYPADSFLTKFEIGDIVTVAIVGYDTLEMPVVEKNSDVPIAHFLFSAVAGSNFVSLSIHNGSFSDVIGITAQNAPIEVNISLKEKGGFLFGLEMRYVQYLDVYPERYPELSAEEYANFREIRTTGMGEKKLYRSSSPIDDCLGRNLYVDSLAKEAGVATFINLTDTEDYARTYKDFDSSYYATQNAIYLSLPVEFYSRTFKDGIVKGFRFMIEHEGPYLVHCIYGMDRTGFTLAILEALMGAKTEEIQADYAKTFSNYFNVVDGQQVTLNEQQVDFFKAVVTRNLRAVYRADGIDIADADDIDWATPTEQFLEKQGMTKEEISALKDRLK from the coding sequence ATGGTCCAGACAACAAAGAAACTCTCGATTCTTGCGACATTCCTTTTCTGCGCGCTGGTTTTTGTTGCCTGCGGCGATTCCGGCTCGTCCTCAGTCCCGGACGAGGTCACAGACCCCATAATTACGCCGGAAGAACCACCACTTGACACTATCACTGAACCTGATACCACCACAAGTGATTCCGTAGAAACCTATCCCACCATATTTGATAGTTCCGGACTCCACACATACATTCTGGAAAACGGGGTGTCGTCCGGTAACCTGTATATTTTCTATCCGGCCGATTCCTTCCTGACCAAATTTGAGATAGGAGACATCGTGACGGTTGCAATTGTCGGCTACGACACCCTTGAAATGCCCGTAGTCGAAAAAAACAGCGACGTTCCCATCGCCCACTTCTTGTTCTCGGCAGTCGCAGGCTCCAATTTCGTAAGCTTGAGCATCCATAACGGTTCCTTCTCCGATGTCATCGGAATAACCGCCCAGAATGCGCCCATAGAAGTCAACATTTCCTTGAAAGAAAAGGGCGGATTCCTATTCGGGCTCGAAATGCGCTACGTCCAGTACCTGGACGTCTATCCGGAAAGATATCCGGAACTTTCTGCCGAGGAATACGCGAACTTCAGGGAAATCCGCACCACGGGCATGGGAGAAAAGAAACTCTACCGTTCTTCGAGCCCGATTGACGACTGTCTAGGCCGCAACCTCTATGTCGATTCTCTCGCAAAAGAGGCGGGAGTCGCCACGTTTATCAACCTGACCGATACGGAAGACTACGCAAGGACATACAAGGACTTTGACAGCTCCTATTACGCGACACAGAACGCAATCTACTTGTCGCTTCCTGTGGAGTTCTACTCCCGTACATTCAAGGACGGAATTGTCAAGGGATTCCGTTTCATGATTGAGCACGAAGGGCCTTATCTGGTGCATTGTATCTACGGCATGGACCGCACCGGCTTTACTCTCGCCATCCTGGAAGCGCTGATGGGTGCAAAGACCGAAGAAATCCAGGCGGACTACGCAAAGACCTTCAGCAACTACTTCAATGTCGTCGACGGCCAACAAGTCACTCTGAACGAGCAACAGGTGGACTTTTTCAAGGCAGTCGTCACAAGGAACCTGCGGGCGGTCTATCGCGCCGACGGGATCGACATCGCCGATGCCGACGATATCGACTGGGCTACGCCTACGGAACAATTCCTGGAAAAACAGGGCATGACCAAAGAGGAAATTTCTGCCTTGAAGGACAGGTTGAAATAA
- the polA gene encoding DNA polymerase I, translating into MPEKTLLLLDSYALAFRMFYAYSQNPLKNSQGEDVSMMHGYWGAVLRILAKHNPTHFAIARDVAHTKTFRHELYPDYKANRGPMPEEMAAQMPLLGESLEASGIPLLSEPGYEADDVMASTATAAIEAGFDHVVILSKDKDMSQIVTDKIHLFHLTKGADGIDFGPEQVLEKYGLPPEKIRDYLALMGDASDNVPGVPKVGPKTAIQLLNDYGDMDNLYANLDKITKKGLHDNLANNREKAFLSRELVTLQTKRAFNGNLEALEYNGLHVDTLAQMFKDHEINSLLRLLEKVPSKAGFVREGEGAEGAIENGDGVIVAASFPAEDLPTYVCVDTEEVFEQMKAEFAAASTVGIDTETDGLDPMQCNIVGLCLSADPAKGYYIPLAHTDEIGFSLPATKGGNYDFNKVASWFKEFIADATPMEATGKPRELVFHNAKFDLHVLARTFKIPQSVIDSANIIDTLIAAWMLSPGQSGLGLDNQVMQRLQHEMIPIENLIGRGKNQITFNRTPIKDATEYGAEDAVYTLRLWKPLKQELEKLDYVKYFFEQEMPLLKVLYQMETVGVAIDVPALKTLEQELARRIENLEKEICDMAGVEFNIGSPKQLGDVLFDTLGLPEIKKRSTDAVVLEELSFKAPHPIVFAVIEYRELKKMQSTYISVLPTLINPDTRRIHTSFIQWGTATGRLSSRDPNLQNIPVRSDLGKKIRAAFIPQSKDNVILAVDYSQIELRMLAHLSGDAALIESYKEGIDIHARTAAAIYGVDLDAVTSDMRRDAKVVNFGVLYGMTAFRLARDLKIPMSQARDFIDGYFGMYQGVQQFIEDTKAAAHRDGYVETLSGRRRYIAGIDSSDRMESQMAERMAVNTPVQGSAADLIKIAMIRIQKRINDEKLPLKMMLQVHDELVFECPRDQVDAMAQMVKSEMEGAMELKVPLIASVGFGENWLEAH; encoded by the coding sequence ATGCCTGAAAAGACCTTATTATTGCTCGATTCCTACGCGCTCGCGTTCCGAATGTTCTACGCCTATTCGCAGAACCCGCTCAAGAACAGCCAGGGCGAAGACGTGTCGATGATGCACGGCTACTGGGGTGCGGTGCTCCGCATATTGGCAAAGCACAATCCTACGCACTTTGCGATTGCCCGCGACGTTGCGCACACGAAGACCTTCAGGCACGAACTTTACCCAGACTACAAGGCGAATCGCGGGCCCATGCCCGAAGAGATGGCGGCGCAGATGCCGCTGCTGGGCGAAAGCCTCGAGGCAAGCGGAATCCCGCTGCTTTCGGAACCGGGCTACGAAGCGGACGACGTGATGGCGAGTACCGCCACTGCGGCCATCGAAGCAGGCTTCGACCATGTGGTGATTCTCAGTAAAGACAAGGACATGTCGCAAATCGTGACGGACAAGATTCACCTTTTCCACCTGACAAAGGGCGCCGACGGAATTGATTTCGGCCCCGAGCAGGTATTGGAAAAGTACGGGCTCCCGCCGGAAAAGATTCGTGACTACCTCGCGCTTATGGGTGACGCGAGCGACAACGTTCCCGGCGTACCGAAGGTGGGCCCGAAGACGGCCATCCAGTTGCTGAACGACTACGGCGACATGGACAATCTGTACGCGAACCTTGACAAGATTACCAAGAAGGGATTGCACGACAATCTCGCGAACAACCGCGAGAAGGCTTTCCTGAGCCGCGAACTCGTGACGCTCCAGACAAAGCGAGCTTTCAACGGGAACCTAGAGGCCCTCGAATACAACGGTCTGCACGTGGATACGCTCGCGCAGATGTTCAAGGACCACGAAATCAACAGCCTGTTGCGCCTGCTGGAAAAAGTCCCGAGCAAGGCGGGATTCGTGCGCGAAGGCGAAGGCGCGGAAGGCGCCATCGAAAACGGAGACGGCGTAATTGTTGCCGCAAGCTTCCCCGCAGAAGACTTGCCCACGTATGTTTGCGTCGATACCGAAGAAGTTTTCGAGCAAATGAAGGCTGAATTCGCAGCCGCAAGCACCGTGGGCATAGACACCGAAACGGACGGTCTCGACCCGATGCAATGCAACATCGTGGGCCTCTGCCTTTCGGCAGACCCTGCGAAGGGCTACTACATCCCGCTTGCTCATACTGACGAAATCGGGTTCTCGCTCCCCGCTACAAAGGGCGGCAACTACGACTTCAACAAGGTCGCCAGTTGGTTCAAGGAATTCATTGCAGATGCTACCCCGATGGAAGCCACCGGGAAACCGCGCGAACTAGTATTCCACAATGCGAAATTCGATTTACACGTTCTCGCACGCACCTTCAAGATTCCGCAATCCGTTATCGACAGCGCAAACATCATCGACACGCTGATTGCCGCCTGGATGCTTTCGCCGGGGCAATCCGGCCTCGGGCTCGATAACCAGGTGATGCAACGATTGCAGCACGAGATGATTCCCATTGAGAACCTGATTGGACGTGGCAAGAACCAGATTACGTTCAACCGCACGCCCATCAAGGACGCCACCGAATACGGCGCCGAAGATGCAGTCTATACGCTGCGCCTTTGGAAGCCTCTCAAGCAGGAACTCGAAAAGCTCGACTACGTGAAATATTTCTTTGAGCAGGAAATGCCGCTACTGAAGGTACTGTACCAGATGGAAACGGTCGGCGTCGCGATTGACGTTCCGGCCCTCAAGACGCTGGAGCAGGAACTTGCCCGCCGCATCGAGAATCTAGAAAAGGAAATTTGCGACATGGCGGGCGTCGAGTTCAACATCGGAAGTCCAAAGCAGCTGGGCGATGTGCTTTTCGATACGCTTGGCCTCCCCGAAATCAAGAAGCGCAGTACCGACGCCGTCGTGCTCGAAGAACTGAGTTTCAAGGCGCCACACCCGATTGTTTTCGCCGTCATCGAATACCGTGAACTCAAGAAGATGCAGAGCACCTACATCTCGGTGCTCCCGACGCTCATCAATCCGGACACGCGCCGCATCCACACGAGCTTTATCCAATGGGGTACTGCGACGGGCCGCCTTTCGAGCCGCGATCCGAACCTGCAGAACATTCCCGTGCGTAGCGACTTGGGCAAAAAAATTCGCGCAGCATTCATCCCGCAGAGTAAGGACAACGTAATTCTTGCGGTGGACTACTCGCAGATTGAACTCAGAATGCTTGCGCACCTGAGTGGCGATGCAGCGCTCATCGAAAGCTACAAGGAAGGTATCGACATTCACGCCCGCACCGCCGCCGCGATTTACGGGGTGGATCTCGACGCCGTCACGAGCGACATGCGCCGTGATGCAAAGGTGGTGAATTTCGGCGTACTTTACGGGATGACGGCTTTCCGCCTCGCCCGTGACCTGAAAATCCCGATGTCGCAGGCAAGGGACTTCATCGACGGTTACTTCGGGATGTACCAGGGTGTACAGCAGTTTATTGAAGATACCAAGGCGGCCGCCCACCGCGACGGCTACGTGGAAACCCTGTCGGGCCGCCGCCGCTACATCGCTGGCATCGACAGCAGTGACCGCATGGAATCGCAAATGGCCGAACGCATGGCTGTGAACACGCCGGTGCAGGGTTCCGCCGCCGACCTCATCAAGATTGCGATGATTCGCATCCAGAAGCGCATCAACGACGAAAAGCTCCCGCTCAAGATGATGCTGCAGGTGCACGACGAACTCGTGTTCGAATGCCCCCGCGACCAGGTGGATGCGATGGCCCAGATGGTGAAATCCGAGATGGAAGGCGCCATGGAATTGAAGGTCCCGCTCATCGCCAGCGTCGGCTTCGGCGAAAACTGGCTCGAAGCGCATTAA